In the genome of Flaviflexus ciconiae, one region contains:
- a CDS encoding MDR family MFS transporter, producing MKKRERDLTSKRAYRGMTQEQAEAAEKKHREVLSVLTGLLLVQFLGMLANTIVSNAMPVIVAEIGGNQTHYTWILTSGILANTVMTALSGKLADLYDKKKLFIISMVLFILASLLCGLATSPEMLIAFRVLQGIAMGMQVMMSMVIMATVIPPRERGRYNGYMGAVMAVATVSGPLMGGLIVDTPWLGWRWCFWVTIPFMLSAIWVISKRLDLKQMSRGKVHLDIPGAALMAIAAVSFLLWVSMVGASTPFTDPVALLLIAIAIVATVLFILVERKSPEPLIPMEILLHRNTVLAIVGVIGAGTIMFGANVFLGQYFQYGRGYSPTVAGLLTLPMMVGIVVASTWVGQLITKNGVWKRYVVSGMALLTASAFALCFARQDTNLGYLGVVFFAAGWGLGAANQNLVLAVQNTVPLSQMGAATSTVTFFRNLGGALGIQVLGAAYTAVTDDYMIERLGSLPEVPAGASGALDLGALPDDVEMVAREAFGNSLWAVFLASGIILLIGTIATALMKGTSLRDTVDIEKKVHRTLREEEIQATQAAAAMPAPVEPSLTQPNLPRKPRASRPRCVPASMRMILSGANLRPSRGPIPSRASRTPAPNRLNREPGITREPVTAERRSSNWVDDSGLHRHWEARVERSLLSVCL from the coding sequence GTGAAAAAGCGCGAGAGGGATCTAACCTCGAAGAGGGCATACCGGGGTATGACTCAGGAACAGGCGGAGGCTGCTGAGAAGAAGCATCGGGAGGTGCTCTCCGTTCTTACGGGGCTCCTGCTTGTTCAGTTCCTTGGCATGTTGGCAAACACCATCGTGTCGAATGCTATGCCAGTCATTGTTGCCGAGATCGGCGGTAACCAGACCCACTACACGTGGATCCTTACCTCAGGCATTCTCGCCAACACGGTCATGACGGCCCTGTCCGGCAAGCTTGCCGACCTGTACGACAAGAAAAAGCTCTTCATCATCTCGATGGTGCTGTTCATCCTCGCCTCCCTCCTCTGTGGCCTGGCAACCTCCCCGGAAATGCTTATCGCTTTCCGAGTGCTTCAGGGAATCGCGATGGGCATGCAGGTCATGATGTCGATGGTCATTATGGCCACCGTTATTCCTCCGCGGGAACGCGGCCGCTACAACGGGTACATGGGTGCGGTCATGGCTGTTGCCACGGTGTCCGGCCCCCTCATGGGCGGACTTATTGTTGACACCCCGTGGTTGGGGTGGCGCTGGTGCTTCTGGGTAACAATCCCGTTCATGCTGTCCGCGATCTGGGTCATCAGCAAGCGTCTTGACCTGAAGCAAATGTCCCGCGGCAAGGTCCACCTCGATATCCCCGGTGCCGCTCTCATGGCGATCGCGGCCGTCTCCTTCCTTCTGTGGGTATCCATGGTGGGCGCTAGCACACCCTTCACTGACCCCGTCGCACTCCTCCTTATCGCTATCGCAATCGTTGCTACGGTCCTCTTCATTCTTGTCGAACGCAAGAGCCCCGAGCCGCTTATCCCCATGGAGATCCTCCTTCACCGCAACACCGTCCTTGCGATCGTCGGTGTGATCGGTGCCGGCACGATCATGTTCGGAGCGAACGTCTTCCTTGGCCAATACTTCCAGTATGGTCGCGGGTACAGTCCAACGGTTGCGGGACTCCTTACCTTGCCGATGATGGTCGGCATTGTTGTTGCCTCTACCTGGGTGGGCCAGCTGATCACCAAGAACGGCGTCTGGAAACGGTACGTTGTCTCCGGCATGGCACTTCTGACTGCCTCTGCATTTGCCCTGTGCTTCGCCCGTCAGGATACAAACCTCGGCTACCTGGGCGTCGTCTTCTTCGCGGCGGGCTGGGGTCTTGGTGCCGCCAACCAGAACCTTGTTCTTGCGGTCCAGAACACCGTGCCGCTCAGTCAGATGGGAGCGGCAACCTCCACGGTGACGTTCTTCCGCAACCTTGGCGGTGCCCTCGGCATCCAGGTCCTGGGTGCCGCCTACACGGCCGTCACCGATGACTACATGATCGAACGCCTCGGCTCCTTGCCAGAGGTTCCGGCAGGAGCGTCCGGTGCCCTCGACCTCGGTGCCCTGCCCGATGATGTTGAGATGGTGGCCAGGGAAGCCTTCGGCAACTCCCTGTGGGCCGTCTTCCTTGCCTCCGGCATCATCCTCCTCATCGGCACGATCGCCACCGCCCTCATGAAAGGTACGTCCCTGCGTGACACGGTGGATATTGAAAAGAAGGTCCACCGCACCCTCCGGGAGGAGGAGATTCAGGCGACCCAGGCCGCTGCCGCCATGCCTGCTCCGGTGGAGCCGTCCCTCACCCAACCCAACCTCCCGAGGAAGCCTCGAGCTTCCAGGCCTCGGTGCGTGCCGGCCTCGATGAGAATGATCCTAAGTGGGGCGAATCTGCGACCCAGCAGAGGGCCGATACCGAGTCGAGCAAGCAGAACACCAGCGCCGAATCGGCTGAACAGAGAGCCGGGGATAACCAGGGAGCCGGTAACAGCCGAGCGGAGAAGCAGTAACTGGGTCGATGACAGTGGCTTACACCGTCACTGGGAAGCACGCGTTGAGCGCTCCCTGCTCTCGGTGTGTTTATGA